In Pungitius pungitius chromosome 2, fPunPun2.1, whole genome shotgun sequence, a single window of DNA contains:
- the LOC134107135 gene encoding uncharacterized protein LOC134107135 isoform X1, with the protein MRRFFGAHGGEDHSQIQYLTAKCNRLAHDKAALDRELLLAGGRERKLRGELEAAAAGLRLREQINAELRVREEQLVGKIHQQQDLVGRLQQRLLLLAEASSRDGELLRQVGAELLCLQSSEAKLEGLVEELHAEAQRKAATAESLQAELHAEARRRAGLMESLQAEQRRQDHSSSSLIV; encoded by the exons ATGAGGAGGTTTTTCGGAGCGCACGGCGGCGAGGACCACAGTCAGATCCAGTATCTCACGGCCAAGTGCAACCGGCTGGCTCACGACAAAG CGGCGCTCGacagggagctgctgctggccgGGGGCCGCGAGAGGAAGCTGCGCGGCGAGctggaggccgccgccgccgggcttCGCCTCCGGGAGCAGATCAACGCGGAGCTCCGGGTGAGGGAGGAGCAGCTCGTCGGCAAgatccaccagcagcag GACCTGGTGGGCCGGCTGCAGCAGCGCCTGCTCCTGCTGGCGGAGGCGAGCTCCCGGGACGGCGAGCTGCTGCGGCAGGTCGGCGCCGAGCTGCTGTGCCTGCAGAGCTCCGAGGCGAAGCTGGAGGGcctggtggaggagctgcacgCCGAGGCCCAACGCAAGGCCGCGACGGCAGAGAGCCTCCAGGCGGAGCTGCACGCTGAGGCCCGGCGGCGGGCCGGCCTGATGGAGAGCCTGCAGGCGGAGCAACGCAGGCAGGACCACTCCTCGAGCTCTCTGATTGTATAG
- the LOC134107135 gene encoding uncharacterized protein LOC134107135 isoform X2 produces METTHSAAALDRELLLAGGRERKLRGELEAAAAGLRLREQINAELRVREEQLVGKIHQQQDLVGRLQQRLLLLAEASSRDGELLRQVGAELLCLQSSEAKLEGLVEELHAEAQRKAATAESLQAELHAEARRRAGLMESLQAEQRRQDHSSSSLIV; encoded by the exons ATGGAAACGACGCACTCTGCAGCGGCGCTCGacagggagctgctgctggccgGGGGCCGCGAGAGGAAGCTGCGCGGCGAGctggaggccgccgccgccgggcttCGCCTCCGGGAGCAGATCAACGCGGAGCTCCGGGTGAGGGAGGAGCAGCTCGTCGGCAAgatccaccagcagcag GACCTGGTGGGCCGGCTGCAGCAGCGCCTGCTCCTGCTGGCGGAGGCGAGCTCCCGGGACGGCGAGCTGCTGCGGCAGGTCGGCGCCGAGCTGCTGTGCCTGCAGAGCTCCGAGGCGAAGCTGGAGGGcctggtggaggagctgcacgCCGAGGCCCAACGCAAGGCCGCGACGGCAGAGAGCCTCCAGGCGGAGCTGCACGCTGAGGCCCGGCGGCGGGCCGGCCTGATGGAGAGCCTGCAGGCGGAGCAACGCAGGCAGGACCACTCCTCGAGCTCTCTGATTGTATAG
- the leprotl1 gene encoding leptin receptor overlapping transcript-like 1, whose translation MQRGSHGRRFARTHSASEEGGTVVIRRGCESSFCPGEMAGIKALISLSFGGAIGLMFLMLGCALPVYDKYWPLFLLFFYILCPIPYCISRRVVDDTDSASNACKELAIFLTTGIVISAFGLPVVFARAQVIAWGACALVLTGNVVIFSTILGFFLVFGSNDDFSWQQW comes from the exons ATGCAGCGCGGCAGTCACGGTAGGAGGTTCGCTCGGACACACTCTGCATCCGAGGAGGGGGGCACTGTTGTCATTCGTCGGGGCTGTGAGTCGAGCTTTTGTCCTGGAGAAATGGCTGGGATTAAAG CTCTCATCAGCCTGTCCTTTGGAGGGGCCATTGGCCTCATGTTCCTCATGCTAGGATGTGCCCTCCCTGTGTATGA CAAATACTGGCctttgttcctcctcttcttctacaTCCTGTGTCCCATCCCTTACTGCATCTCGCGGCGAGTGGTCGACGACACCGACTCGGCCAGCAACGCCTGCAAAGAGCTGGCCATCTTCCTCACGACGGGCATCGTCATCTCGGCGTTCGGCCTCCCCGTTGTCTTCGCCAGAGCCCAAGTG ATTGCCTGGGGGGCGTGTGCGCTCGTGCTAACGGGGAACGTAGTCATCTTCAGCACCATCCTGGGCTTCTTCTTGGTCTTTGGATCCAACGACGACTTCAGCTGGCAGCAGTGGTAA